Proteins from one Setaria italica strain Yugu1 chromosome V, Setaria_italica_v2.0, whole genome shotgun sequence genomic window:
- the LOC111257308 gene encoding E3 ubiquitin ligase PARAQUAT TOLERANCE 3-like, with the protein MAVYYRYKSGVQTFSVPVQAPFVSVAELKGLILGTARHGHSRTRGRGPREGVALSDPRTGDEYADGTALVPRGSTVLVRRVAGPLAEAITVAASPPPPRKPTAPADGGASSSTVSSSSSAEDDEEARAIDAVIDAARLEWGDQRRYQGARRYGHRGTLEGRAAPPAGYVCHRCRVPGHFIQHCPTNGDPRYDIRAQAPSMSSTSLLPTPPPVSTTPDDGVPPELHCKICSKVMADAVVASRCCFGSFCDACIRGRIAAGSTCVCGARSRADDLIPNLTLRATIAKLLATARPAGSGSGGADNNRKSSAGSNAEPTPSPGAFASQESWRHVTATACSERSDGSASSTSTSAAATAAREPRTKQTAAASSAGIGEPAAGYPEQYGYGNPFGPPACYDPFFGATPWACGPYLHYDVPYGGGYTDVPAPAGYHDGCHGRRRRTADEEYHRHVEADGFKRRCRGRSEVAF; encoded by the coding sequence ATGGCCGTGTACTACCGCTACAAGAGCGGCGTGCAGACGTTCTCCGTCCCCGTGCAGGCACCCTTCGTCTCCGTCGCCGAGCTCAAGGGGCTGATCCTGGGGACCGCCCGCCACGGCCACAGCCGGACGCGCGGCCGCGGGCCGAGGGAGGGCGTCGCGCTCTCCGACCCGCGGACCGGCGACGAGTACGCCGACGGCACCGCGCTCGTCCCCCGCGGCTCGACCGTGCTGGTGCGCCGGGTCGCCGGGCCCCTCGCCGAGGCCATCACGGTCGCCGcctcacccccgccgccgcgcaaaCCGACGGCACCTGCTGATGGCGGCGCATCATCGTCGACCGTGTCATCGAGTTCGAgcgccgaggacgacgaggaagcCAGGGCCATCGACGCCGTCATCGATGCCGCGCGGCTCGAGTGGGGAGATCAGCGCCGGTATCAAGGAGCGCGCCGCTACGGCCACCGTGGCACGCTCGAGGgaagggcggcgccgccggctgggTACGTGTGCCACAGGTGCCGCGTCCCGGGGCACTTCATCCAGCATTGTCCCACTAACGGCGATCCGAGATACGACATCAGAGCTCAGGCGCCATCCATGTCCAGCACCAGTCTGCTGCCTACTCCGCCGCCGGTGTCCACGACCCCCGACGACGGAGTCCCACCGGAGCTCCACTGCAAGATCTGCAGCAAGGTGATGGCGGACGCGGTGGTGGCCTCCAGGTGCTGCTTTGGCAGCTTCTGCGACGCCTGCATCAGGGGCCGGATCGCCGCCGGGTCCACGTGCGTGTGCGGCGCGCGGTCTCGCGCCGACGACCTGATCCCCAACCTGACGCTGCGCGCCACCATCGCCAAGCTCCTTGCGACGGCGAGGCCCGCAGGAAGCGGATCGGGCGGCGCAGACAATAACCGGAAGAGCTCGGCCGGCAGCAACGCGGAGCCCACGCCGTCGCCGGGTGCGTTCGCCTCGCAGGAGAGCTGGAGGCACGTCACGGCGACCGCCTGCTCGGAGCGCAGCGACGGGAGCGCTTCATCAACGTCGACGAGCGCGGCGGCTACGGCGGCGCGTGAGCCAAGAACGAAGCAGACTGCGGCGGCATCGTCGGCAGGAATCGGGGAGCCCGCCGCAGGCTACCCCGAGCAATACGGATACGGGAACCCGTTCGGCCCGCCGGCGTGCTACGATCCTTTCTTCGGTGCGACGCCGTGGGCATGTGGTCCTTACCTGCACTATGACGTGCCTTACGGTGGCGGCTACACGGATgtcccggcgccggccggctACCACGACGGATGccatgggaggaggaggaggacggccgaTGAGGAGTATCATAGACACGTGGAGGCTGATGGCTTCAAGAGAAGATGCAGAGGAAGATCGGAGGTTGCTTTCTGA
- the LOC101756521 gene encoding uncharacterized protein LOC101756521: protein MATTLSIAPEANHKALLAALLCAAVTASFLPGSSAAAAPSSQLVSQTCRRTSNHRLCADLLRSSNRSSAATSVRELAVVAVTAARRSALRARMRALDLAHEGGGTVSCRLAARCAALYAVCLRAGAQAVGRVSTMPAYEHDGRAADAVSALRRFPEKCVGLFRERGIASPLERVSREVEEKLGVASEIVRLSR from the coding sequence ATGGCGACGACACTGAGCATTGCACCAGAAGCAAACCACAAAGCTCTCCTCGCCGCCCTGCTCtgcgccgccgtcaccgcctccttcctccccggatcatccgccgccgccgcgccgtcgtccCAGCTGGTTTCCCAGACCTGCCGCAGGACGTCCAACCATCGCCTCTGCGCCGACCTGCTCCGGTCCAGCAACCGGAGCAGCGCCGCCACGAGCGTCCGGGAGCTCGCCGTCGTGGCGGTGACGGCCGCCAGGAGGTCGGCGCTGCGCGCCAGGATGCGCGCGCTGGACCTGGCCCACGAGGGGGGAGGGACGGTGTCGTGCCGGCTGGCGGCGCGGTGCGCGGCGCTGTACGCGGTCTgcctccgcgccggcgcgcAGGCGGTGGGCAGGGTGTCCACCATGCCGGCGTACGAGCACGACGGCCGCGCGGCCGACGCCGTGAGCGCCCTGCGCAGGTTCCCGGAGAAGTGCGTGGGGCTCTTCAGAGAGAGGGGGATCGCGTCGCCGCTGGAGCGGGTGAgcagggaggtggaggagaagctGGGCGTCGCGTCGGAGATTGTTCGCTTGTCGCGCTAG
- the LOC101756776 gene encoding peptidyl-prolyl cis-trans isomerase CYP26-2, chloroplastic: protein MSQRILNTAKPTQAPTQRHHLSPPQPPPKLGRRAAAAAIAIVAAPALLSVSPAPSKAQEAEPEELAGAGAGAAAATDTAAGPCLAELPVTATAFLDVSIGGEPAGRITVGLFRDAAPAGASRFLSLVTGVGYRRKEFVKIVPGYVQHGGVVSYPAVPAVTDRLAAEADALRARCGAGGGAVHGAAGAVSIVVRDPSLPPPKPKLVAKGGKLEVEEEQVGVAPNGTEFVITTAAAPELDASAVLVGRVLDGMDVVAKIAAVPTVRDNAGSPYFRVAKLIGDKRAVVAERGFNRPYTKVVITNCGMLSKTE from the exons ATGTCGCAGCGAATCCTCAACACCGCCAAGCCGACGCAAGCACCGACGCAGCGCCACCACCTTTCACCTCCACAGCCGCCGCCTAAGCTcggtcgccgcgccgccgcggcggcgatcgcCATCGTGGCCGCGCCTGCGCTGCTGAGcgtctcgccggcgccgtccaaGGCGCAGGAAGCCGAGCCCGAAGAGctcgccggtgccggtgccggtgccgccgccgccaccgacacCGCGGCGGGGCCGTGCCTCGCGGAGTTGCCCGTCACGGCGACGGCCTTCCTGGACGTGTCCATCGGCGGGGAGCCGGCGGGGCGCATCACGGTGGGCCTGTTCCgcgacgcggcgccggcgggcgcgtcCCGGTTCCTGTCCCTCGTCACGGGGGTCGGGTACCGGCGCAAGGAGTTCGTGAAGATCGTGCCGGGCTACGTGCAGCACGGCGGCGTGGTGTCGTACCCGGCCGTGCCGGCGGTGACGGACcggctggcggcggaggcggacgcCCTGCGCGCGcggtgcggcgccggcggcggggccgtgcacggggcggcgggcgcggtaTCGATCGTGGTGCGGGACCcgagcctgccgccgccgaagccgaagcTGGTGGCCAAGGGCGGGaagctggaggtggaggaggagcaggtgggGGTGGCACCCAACGGCACCGAGTTCGTGatcaccacggcggcggcgcccgagctGGACGCGTCGGCGGTGCTGGTGGGCAGGGTGCTGGACGGCATGGACGTCGTGGCCAAGATCGCCGCCGTTCCCACCGTCAGGGACAACGCCGGCTCGCCATACTTCAG AGTGGCCAAGCTGATTGGTGACAAGAGAGCAGTGGTTGCAGAGAGAGGATTCAACCGTCCTTACACCAAGGTCGTCATCACCAACTGCGGCATGCTAAGTAAAACCGAGTAG